The Acidobacteriota bacterium sequence CTTCGGGCACCTATACGGTCAATTCACATTTGATCCTGGAAGCTCGTTACGGCTACAAGTATCTGAATGATAAGGACGGGAATTACGGTATCTCCGGCAGTCCCTATCTTATTTGGAGTGCTTCAGCAGCGCCGGGAACTGGGACCAATCCGCCACCTGTGGTGGCGGCGGGTAAGCTGACGCAAGCTCAGTATGATCAGATTCCGGTGGCGTACCGCCAGGCATCTGGCTTTACAAACGTTGCGACCACCTTAGCGATTCAACGCGACATCACGACACGTCACAATGTCTACTTGAATGCCAACTACTTGACGAACATCTTCGGTCAGCGTCACAGCTTCAAGGGCGGCTATGCTTTGAACCGCCTGAAGAATGATGTGAAAGACGACTATACCAATGGCCGCTTCCAGATTCTCTGGGGTGAAGCCATCAGCCGTGGCAGCGTTCAAGGCGTGCGTGGCACCTATGGCTATTACATCTGGCGCGATGGCGTTCGTCACGATTCTCAGGTCACCAGCCGGAACCAGGGCTTCTATGTCCAGGATAGCTGGCAGGTGGCAAAGAACGTCACGTTGAACCTCGGAATTCGTCTCGAAAACGAATTCCTGCCGCCTTACGCCAAAGTAGTCAACGGCAATAAAGTTCCGAATCCGATCAGCTTCGGCTGGGGCGATAAAGTCGCTCCTCTCATCGGTGGCGCGTGGGATGTGTTGGGCAATGGCAAATGGAAAGTCAGCGCCAGTTACGGCCAATACTACGATTTGATGAAGTATGAATTGGCGCGTGGCTCCTTCGGTGGTGACTATTGGCACGATCATTACTATCGCCTGAACGATACCGATCTCTCTAAGTTGTCACTGGCAACTCCGTCCGCTTTGGCAGGCGGCACGACCCAAGTGCTGGACGTTGACAACCGCACGGTGCCGATCAACGCCCAGGGACAACTCGACGGAATTGACCCGGCGATCAAGCCGATGTCTACCCGCCAATACTCCGTTGGTCTCGATCACGAGATCAAGCCAGGTATGGTCTTCAACGTGCGCTATACCCGCAACCGTCTGGTGCGTGGCATTGAAGACATCGGCGTGTTAGACGCTCAGGAAAACGAAGTTTACACGATTGGCAACCCTGGCTTCGGTCAAACGGATGCCAAGAAGTACACCACGGCGAGCGGTGTACCGCTGACTCCGAAAGCGGTGCGTAACTACGACGGCGTCGAGTTCCGCTTGGATGGCCGTTTTAGCGAAGGTTACCTGAAGCGCTTGAACTACAACGCTTCATACACCTATAGCCGGTTGTACGGTAACTGGCCTGGCTTGGCGAACTCAGACGAGAATGGCCGTTCAGACCCGAATGTGAGCCGTGCGTTTGACCTTGCGCCGGGTAACTTCACCTCGAAGGGACAGAACGCGATTGGCTTGCTGCCGACCGATCGTCCGCACACCTTCAAGCTGTTCCTGAACTACGCACAGCCCTGGGGCGGCAAGTCTGGTGAAACGCTGTTCTCGCTCAATCAGGTTGCCTACAGCGGCACACCGTTCACTTCCGCCGCTTTGTTCATCGTGCCGGTCTTTTACAACGACCGTGGCGATCTAGGCCGTAGCCCGGCGTACACGCAAACCGACTTTTTGGTCGCACACACGATCAATCTGAGCGAGCGCGTAAAGATGAAGTTTGACGCGAACATCACCAACCTGTTCAACCAGGCTGCCGTGATCAACATTGACCCAACGTTTAACCGCACCGGTGACCTCCACGGATCTCTTTCAACAGAAGCCTTTTATAAAGGTGGTTGGGACGTCACTAAGCTGGTGAACCCGGTTAATGGTGTGGCTCCAGCCAAGAGCGCCAACTACGGATTCCCGAACACTTATCAGGGTATCCGCGATGTCCGTCTTGGTTTGCGTGTCCAGTTCTAAGTTTTATCTG is a genomic window containing:
- a CDS encoding TonB-dependent receptor, whose protein sequence is MKPTFLAKRTLGFFSLLLGAAVLVFASSIALAQENTGSVTGTVKDSAGASVPGAKVTLSGPGLVRSLDATSGKDGSFIFPKVPSGVYNVTVSQTGFKTVKNEDVMVVLGQASNVDVALSAGAVTESVTVSAGSDIIDVTSSKAATNITEQFVDNTPKGRQFHSLLVVAPGVRPEPKSGNFGVGGFQINGASGSENTFVVDGVDVSDVRRGALRANDSLPFEFVREVQVKTAGFEAEYTGTLGGVINVVSKSGSDEFHGDGWLQMNGAALNSAPRGRWQNTAADPTKNEFFRQREDEYRTFFPGFAFSGPLIKQRLNFFTGYTADLFRAERTTPFLVGTKTTTQRQISHRGVARVDYAPTQKLQINTSYFWNPVKRIGDLSGTDPRISPGSTDFSIRGGYVPASNYTASGTYTVNSHLILEARYGYKYLNDKDGNYGISGSPYLIWSASAAPGTGTNPPPVVAAGKLTQAQYDQIPVAYRQASGFTNVATTLAIQRDITTRHNVYLNANYLTNIFGQRHSFKGGYALNRLKNDVKDDYTNGRFQILWGEAISRGSVQGVRGTYGYYIWRDGVRHDSQVTSRNQGFYVQDSWQVAKNVTLNLGIRLENEFLPPYAKVVNGNKVPNPISFGWGDKVAPLIGGAWDVLGNGKWKVSASYGQYYDLMKYELARGSFGGDYWHDHYYRLNDTDLSKLSLATPSALAGGTTQVLDVDNRTVPINAQGQLDGIDPAIKPMSTRQYSVGLDHEIKPGMVFNVRYTRNRLVRGIEDIGVLDAQENEVYTIGNPGFGQTDAKKYTTASGVPLTPKAVRNYDGVEFRLDGRFSEGYLKRLNYNASYTYSRLYGNWPGLANSDENGRSDPNVSRAFDLAPGNFTSKGQNAIGLLPTDRPHTFKLFLNYAQPWGGKSGETLFSLNQVAYSGTPFTSAALFIVPVFYNDRGDLGRSPAYTQTDFLVAHTINLSERVKMKFDANITNLFNQAAVINIDPTFNRTGDLHGSLSTEAFYKGGWDVTKLVNPVNGVAPAKSANYGFPNTYQGIRDVRLGLRVQF